The following DNA comes from Candidatus Krumholzibacteriota bacterium.
ATGTTCGATGGCGGGCTTTCAACTTTTTCAAAGGGGTGGGCAAGATGGCTACAAAGGCTAAAGCCAAAAAGAAAGCCAAAACCAAAGTGAAGGCGAAGACCAAGGCGAAGGCCAAGGTCAAAGCCAAAGCCAAGAAGAAGGTCAAGGCCAAGGCGAAGGTCAAGGTCAAGGCCAAAGCCAAAAAGAAGGTGAAAGCCAAGGCCAAGAAAACAGTAAAGGCCAAGGCTAAAAAGAAAGTAAAAGCCAAGGCCAAGAAAACAGTAAAGGCCAAAGCGAAGAAAAAGGTCAAAGCCAAACCTAAGACAAAGGCTAAAGCTAAAGCAAAGACGAAAGCGAAGACCAAGAAGAAATAATAATATCAGGAGTGAATGATATTATTTGCTTGGCTTGAATAAGCGGGGAGGGACATCCTTCCCCGCTTTTTTAAAAGACCGGGGTTTTCGCTGGAATCATTGTCTGGGGTCGTGTGAGGATACAGGCGGGAGGTAGTGATGACCACAGAGATATCTTCGGGTGCTGTGGAAGGGATCGACGGGTATGAAGTACATGTCGAAGTAGATCTTGCCAGAGGGCTTCCATCATTTACAATCGTCGGCCTGCCCAATGCCGCTGTTCGGGAAAGCAGGGAACGGGTCTGTGCCGCGTTGAGGAACTGCGGGTATAAGATCCCACAGAAGAAGATCACGATCAATCTCGCTCCTGCCGATGTCAGAAAAGAAGGAGCGGCTTTCGACATGCCGATAGCGGTCGCTATCCTTGTGGCGAGCGCTCAGGCCCGGGGGAAGAATATCAAGAGCTGTATTTTCCTCGGGGAGCTGACACTCGACGGAAGACTCAAACCGGTCAAGGGAGTTCTCCCGATAGTCTGTCACGCCAAAAAACGAGGGTACAGGTTCGTGATCCTTCCCGTTGAAAACGGAAAGGAAGCTTCATTCGTCAGCGGGATGGATATCGTCTGTTGCAGGGATATCAGCGATGTTCTGAATTTCATTGATCGATCCATAATCCGCAGACCGGTGATGGCAGCGGATGAATTTCCCATCAGGAATCGTTACCTTGATTTCAACCAGGTCATCGGGCAATCCGTGGCGAAGAGGGCGATGCAGGTAGCGGCAGCCGGAGGACACCATCTTCTGGTCGCCGGGCCTCCAGGAGCGGGGAAGACGATGCTGGTGAGAAGGATCGTTTCCATTCTTCCACCCCTCAGCGAGGATGAAGCTCTCGAGTGCGCGAAGATACGCAGTGTAGTAGAAGGGCCCGCGATGGGGGATCTAGATAATGAGAGGCCTTTTCGAGCGCCTCACCATTCCGCCAGTGACGCGGGACTGATAGGAGGAGGGAGGAACGCCGCTCCGGGAGAGATCACTCGCGCGCATAACGGCATCCTTTTTCTCGATGAGTTGACAGAGTTCAAGAGGAACGTCCTCGAGACGCTCAGGCAACCTGTCGAGGAGGGAACTGTACTCATATCGAGAGCGAACGCGACATTCAGGTATCCCGCGAAGTTTCAGCTCATAGCCGCGATGAACCCGTGTCCCTGCGGATTTTTCGGAAGTGGCAGCCGCCAGTGCCGCTGCAGCGAGATCCAGGTCAGAAGGTATCTTTCCAAGATCTCCGGACCGCTTCTCGACAGGATAGCTATCCATCTATCCGTGACAGCTGTTCCTCAAAATGAATTGAACAGGGCAGGTGAAAACGAGCTGACCGGTTCGGCCCAATTAAAGGAGGGTGTTATCATAGCGGCTGGCATCCAGAGGGAAAGGTACGCGAAAGAGACTGGAAGATACAGAAACGCCGATGTCGAGATGGAAAAGATAGATCATTACTGTCCCATGGCGCGCGGGGCGAAGGCATTTCTCTCAAACGCGCAGAAAAGGTTCCGTTTCAGTGTCAGGACGAGAAAGAAGATAATCCAGGTGGCAAGGACTATAGCAGATATCGACCAGGCCCGGATCATATGTGAAGAGCATATAGCTGAAGCGATCCAGTACAGATCGCTTCAGCTATTTTCCATGATTTAACAGAGAGACCTTCATCTACAGATCATTGGAGTGAAGGACGTCGCGCGCGATGATCATCTTCTGGATCTCGCTTGTTCCTTCGAAGATCCTGTTGATCCTGGAATCGCGATACATCCTTTCAATCGGGAATTCGCAGGTGAATCCATATCCTCCGAATATCTGCATTGCCCGGTCGACGATCCTGTCGAGAGCTTCCGAGCAGAAAAGTTTAACTATCGAAGATTCCTTGGTGATGTTCATTCCCTCGTCGTACATCCAGGCGGTGCGATAGAGGATAGATTCCATATTGTAGATATCGGTAGCCATCTCGGCGAGCATCCACTGGATCGCCTGGTTCTGGGAGATCTTCTTTCCGAACTGTACCCTTTCCTTCGAATAGGCCGCGCTGAGGGACAGAGCTTCCTTTGCAGCCCCGAGAGCTGCGGCACCGAGACCGAGGCGGCCGGTATTGAGGACTTTCATCCCCACAAGGAGTCCGCACCCTTCCCTTCCGAGGAGGTTCTCTTTCGGGACTTTTACGTCTTCGAAGATCAGCTCCGCTGTTTCAGAACCCCTTATTCCCATCTTTTCCTCGATCTTGCCGACCTTGAAACCCGGGAAATCCTTCTCGATGATCACGGCTGACATCTTACCGTCATTCTTTCCGCCGGACATCTTGACGAAAGTAGTGAAGTAATCGGCAAAACTTCCGTTCGTTATGAAAATCTTGCCGCCGTTGACGAGATAATGGTCTCCCTTGTCCTCTGCTGTCGTTTCCGGCTTGTACGCGTCAGAGCCCGCGTTAGTTTCGGTAAGCGCGTAAGCGCCGATCTTTTTCCCCTCGGCGAGGGGGACGAGATATTTCTGCTTCTGTTCTTCCGTGCCGAAGTGGTATATCCCGGACGACCCGATACTCTGGTGAGCTCCAACGAACGTCGCTGTTGATGCGCATCCGCGACCGATCTCTTCCTGCATTATGCAGTACCCGATCTCACCCATGCCGGCGCCACCGTATTCGGGAGGGAAGGAGATACCAAGAAATCCCAGTTCAGCCATCTTGTCGATCAGTCCGCGGGGTATTTTTTTCTCCTCATCGATCTTTGCCGCTATCGGTTTCAGTTCCTTGTCGACGAATTTTTTGACCATGTCTTTGAGCATCTTCTGTTCATCGGTAAAGGTCCAGTCCATTTCTTCCTCCTCAATCACCTCGGAACAGGTGGTATATATTTTCTTTAACGCACTGGACCGGTCTTTCCTGGTCTTCGATGATCAATTAATAACAGGATCGGTCCGGCTTCAGTCTCGCGCAGTAGACCGGGAAACGGTAGGATAAACATCGGGTCTCGGTGATGTCAAGGAAAAATCATTTGAAAGGATTATCGATATTGTAGTATATTCCATATTCTAAAGGCAGTTACAGATAACTGCCGGCAGGTGCCGGGGCTTTTGTTCCGGCATCGGTCCTCTTTTCAGTTTTCAGCGAGAAGGCAAGCGAGGCCTGATTTTGGGGAAAAAGTACGATCCGGACTGGTTTCCGCGTGGAGAAGAAACGGCTTCAAAACTTCTTCGATCGATAATAGTCCCGTTTAGAAGATCGGTCAAGGGGGAGAGAGATCCTTCGGTCTCTATCATCGCCAGGGAGACAAGATCCCCTTTCCGCGTACTCGTATCGACCGTTATAAGCGCCAGGACAAAGGACGAGGTGACGGGTAAAGCGAGTGAGAGGCTTTTCGGCCTGGCGGCTACTCCGGAGGATATGGCGCGTCTTGAAGTTCAACTGATCGAAAAGGCGATATACCCGGCCGGATTTTACAAGACGAAAGCTGTGGCAATAAGGGATCTCGCTTCAATGATAATTTCCAGGTTCGGCGGATCAGTGCCGGATAATATAGATGATCTGGTGACGCTTCCAGGCGTGGGAAGGAAGACGGCCAACCTTGTAGTAACCCTGGGGTTTGGAAAGCCGGGGATATGCGTCGATACCCATGTCCACAAGGTCTGCAACAGGCTCGGCGTCCTCAGGACGAGGAATCCGGAAGAGACGGAATACGCTCTGAGAAAGGTCCTCGACAGGAAACACTGGATAGAGATCAATGATCTGCTTGTGATGTACGGGAAAAAGGTATGCACCTCAGTCTCTCCGTGGTGTTCTCTGTGTCCAGTAAACGACAGATGTGATAAAACCGGAGTCACGAGATCAAGATGAATCGACATTGGAAAACAATCAGGAAGAAAGATCGATTTCAGAAAAGGAAAAGATACGTTTCAAAAGAAGGAGCCGATGATGATTAGGACCCTGCTGGTATTATTTTTGATGATCCCCGTTCAGATTGCCGCCTTCACCCAGCCCGAATTTGATAATTATTTCGAAGAAGGGGCGCTCCGCGTCGATCTCTACCATACCGGTGTGGGGGGTGAAGAGGTCTACGCGATAGATGAGATAATAAGAGAACCTTTCTGGGGCGGTAATCCACGTCATCTTGCCGATGACATGAATCTCGGGGGCAACATCTTCAGGGTCTTTGATCTGGAGACGAATGCCCTTATCTATTCAAGCGGGTACTGCACCCTCTTCAGCGAGTGGGCGACAGTCGACGAGGCTCTTGCCGGAATCGCCAGGACATTTCACGAATCTCTGATAATGCCTTTTCCAAAAAGACCTGTCCAGATAAGGATCGATCAGCGGGACAGGGAAAATATCTTCAGAACGGTCTATGATCTGATAGTCGATCCGGGCGACTATCATATAACGACCGAAACCAGGTATTCCGGTTTCAAGACAAGAAAGATGATCGACAATGGTCCGCCTGACAGAAAAGTCGACATAGCGATCCTCGCCGACGGATACAGGCAGGACGAACTGCATAAACTCAGGGACGATGTTGAAAGATTACTCGCGATACTCTTCGACGTCGAACCGTTCAGCAGCAGGAAAAGGGATTTCAACGTGACACTCATCGAGTCGGTATCGGCCGAGTCGAATGTTGACGATCCCAGGTCAGGCGTGTACAGGGACAATCTTCTCGGCCTTTCGTTCAACAGTCTCGATCTCGACAGGTATATGCTCTCTCTTTCCAACAGGACGATACGCGATGTGGCAGCGAAGGTTCCATACGACCAGATCATCATTCTGGCCAACGAGGAGAAATACGGGGGGGGAGGTATATTCAGATTGTACGCTACCTGCGTATCGGATAATCAGTTCGACGGGTATGTGTTTGTTCATGAGTTCGGACATAATTTTGCCGGTCTTGCCGATGAATATTTCTCGTCGAAAGTCAGCTATAACGATATCTACCCTTCCGGAGTGGAGCCATGGGAACCGAACATAACGGCTCTGCTTGATGCTGATAATGTAAAATGGGGGTATTTAATAGATGAAGGCACTCCCATTCCCACTCCTGATGATTCTCTTTATACCGGGGTTACCGGTGTTTTCGAGGGAGCCGGATACTCGGCGAAAGGCTTGTACCGATCAGCCCACGACTGCATCATGAAATCGAAGACGCTTGAGGGTTTTTGCCCTGCCTGCTCGACAGCGATCGAACGGATGATAGATTTTCACACAAAGTGAAAGTCATGTGTTTTTGATCAGCACGGTCAAAAGAGAGTGCCTCATCGCGACAGAGACCGGATCTGCTTCGGCATGAAGTCCGGCCCGGATCTGTCGATGGTAATATAATACGCCGGTCAGAGAGTCATCCCGCCATCGGCTATTATCGTCTGTCCCTGAATCCACGACGCTTCATCCGAGAGAAGGAATCCCGCCACGGAGGCGATCTCTTCGGGGCGCGCGATCCTGCCGGCCGGTGAGCGCGAAGCCCATTCTTCGACTGTCTTTTCCTTGTCGGGAAAGAAATCGAGAGCCGTCGTGTCGACCGGACCTCCCGAGACTGCGTTGACGTTGATTCCCCGCGGCGCGAGCTCCCTTGCGAAATATCTGACGAGAGTCTCAAGGGCGGCCTTGCTTGCTCCGACGGCGGCATATCCGGGCAGGCAGATCCTGTTGCCGATCGATGATATTGCCACGATCTTGCCGCCCGAAGCGGGGAAGAGTCTGAGCGCCTGCTGGGTGAGAAGCAGGAAGGAGCGGGCGTTGGTGTCGATTGCCCTGTCCCAGCCGAACCTGCCGATCCGTTCGGCCGGACCGATCACTCCCGAGACGGCGTTGGAGACGAGGAAATCAAGAGATCCGAACTTACTGCTGATCGTCGAGAATATCGATTTTATCTCTTTTGGTTCTGAGACGTCGGCCTTTATGGCCAGCGATCGGCATCCGAGTTTTTCAATCTCGGA
Coding sequences within:
- a CDS encoding YifB family Mg chelatase-like AAA ATPase; its protein translation is MTTEISSGAVEGIDGYEVHVEVDLARGLPSFTIVGLPNAAVRESRERVCAALRNCGYKIPQKKITINLAPADVRKEGAAFDMPIAVAILVASAQARGKNIKSCIFLGELTLDGRLKPVKGVLPIVCHAKKRGYRFVILPVENGKEASFVSGMDIVCCRDISDVLNFIDRSIIRRPVMAADEFPIRNRYLDFNQVIGQSVAKRAMQVAAAGGHHLLVAGPPGAGKTMLVRRIVSILPPLSEDEALECAKIRSVVEGPAMGDLDNERPFRAPHHSASDAGLIGGGRNAAPGEITRAHNGILFLDELTEFKRNVLETLRQPVEEGTVLISRANATFRYPAKFQLIAAMNPCPCGFFGSGSRQCRCSEIQVRRYLSKISGPLLDRIAIHLSVTAVPQNELNRAGENELTGSAQLKEGVIIAAGIQRERYAKETGRYRNADVEMEKIDHYCPMARGAKAFLSNAQKRFRFSVRTRKKIIQVARTIADIDQARIICEEHIAEAIQYRSLQLFSMI
- a CDS encoding acyl-CoA dehydrogenase family protein, coding for MDWTFTDEQKMLKDMVKKFVDKELKPIAAKIDEEKKIPRGLIDKMAELGFLGISFPPEYGGAGMGEIGYCIMQEEIGRGCASTATFVGAHQSIGSSGIYHFGTEEQKQKYLVPLAEGKKIGAYALTETNAGSDAYKPETTAEDKGDHYLVNGGKIFITNGSFADYFTTFVKMSGGKNDGKMSAVIIEKDFPGFKVGKIEEKMGIRGSETAELIFEDVKVPKENLLGREGCGLLVGMKVLNTGRLGLGAAALGAAKEALSLSAAYSKERVQFGKKISQNQAIQWMLAEMATDIYNMESILYRTAWMYDEGMNITKESSIVKLFCSEALDRIVDRAMQIFGGYGFTCEFPIERMYRDSRINRIFEGTSEIQKMIIARDVLHSNDL
- a CDS encoding endonuclease III, whose product is MIVPFRRSVKGERDPSVSIIARETRSPFRVLVSTVISARTKDEVTGKASERLFGLAATPEDMARLEVQLIEKAIYPAGFYKTKAVAIRDLASMIISRFGGSVPDNIDDLVTLPGVGRKTANLVVTLGFGKPGICVDTHVHKVCNRLGVLRTRNPEETEYALRKVLDRKHWIEINDLLVMYGKKVCTSVSPWCSLCPVNDRCDKTGVTRSR
- a CDS encoding peptidase M64; amino-acid sequence: MMIRTLLVLFLMIPVQIAAFTQPEFDNYFEEGALRVDLYHTGVGGEEVYAIDEIIREPFWGGNPRHLADDMNLGGNIFRVFDLETNALIYSSGYCTLFSEWATVDEALAGIARTFHESLIMPFPKRPVQIRIDQRDRENIFRTVYDLIVDPGDYHITTETRYSGFKTRKMIDNGPPDRKVDIAILADGYRQDELHKLRDDVERLLAILFDVEPFSSRKRDFNVTLIESVSAESNVDDPRSGVYRDNLLGLSFNSLDLDRYMLSLSNRTIRDVAAKVPYDQIIILANEEKYGGGGIFRLYATCVSDNQFDGYVFVHEFGHNFAGLADEYFSSKVSYNDIYPSGVEPWEPNITALLDADNVKWGYLIDEGTPIPTPDDSLYTGVTGVFEGAGYSAKGLYRSAHDCIMKSKTLEGFCPACSTAIERMIDFHTK
- a CDS encoding SDR family oxidoreductase → MNGFEGKKALVTGGSRGIGKAISLMLASRGADVAINFVKDEESAIATVSEIEKLGCRSLAIKADVSEPKEIKSIFSTISSKFGSLDFLVSNAVSGVIGPAERIGRFGWDRAIDTNARSFLLLTQQALRLFPASGGKIVAISSIGNRICLPGYAAVGASKAALETLVRYFARELAPRGINVNAVSGGPVDTTALDFFPDKEKTVEEWASRSPAGRIARPEEIASVAGFLLSDEASWIQGQTIIADGGMTL